One stretch of Euphorbia lathyris chromosome 7, ddEupLath1.1, whole genome shotgun sequence DNA includes these proteins:
- the LOC136200854 gene encoding uncharacterized protein isoform X1, whose amino-acid sequence MEATAVTTPVKIILGSSSIARRKILAEMGYEFTVTSADIDEKCIRKEKPEELVMALAEAKSVNCMSASQANAIIDKLQADNNQEKDAEFTILIAADTAEAILQRLPAHDHVKDAQPALLITCDQVVVYEGAVREKPSSEEEARAFMKGYSGGHAATVSSVLVTNLKTGFSKVEYDRVEIYFHEIPDEVIDKLIEEGLVLRVAGGLIIEHPLIVPYVKEVVGTTDSVMGLPKALTEKLLREAL is encoded by the exons ATGGAAGCAACTGCTGTTACTACTCCGGTCAAG ATAATTTTGGGATCATCTTCGATTGCACGGAGAAAAATATTAGCTGAGATGGGATACGAGTTCACAGTGACT TCTGCAGATATTGATGAAAAATGCATTCGCAAGGAAAAGCCAGAAGAGTTGGTAATGGCTCTTGCTGAGGCTAAG AGTGTGAACTGCATGTCCGCATCTCAGGCTAATGCAATCATAGATAAGCTACAGGCTGATAATAATCAAGAGAAGGATGCTGAATTTACTATTTTGATAGCAGCGGATACA GCTGAAGCCATCCTGCAAAGGCTTCCAGCGCATGACCACGTAAAGGATGCTCAACCAGCATTGCTAATTACTTGTGATCAA GTGGTGGTCTATGAAGGTGCAGTCAGGGAAAAGCCATCGAGTGAGGAAGAAGCACGAGCATTTATGAAAG GTTATTCTGGTGGGCATGCTGCAACTGTTAGTTCTGTTCTTGTTACAAATCTTAAGACTGGATTCAGTAAAGTAGAATATGACAGAGTGGAG ATCTATTTCCATGAAATACCAGACGAAGTCATTGATAAGCTG ATTGAAGAAGGACTTGTGCTCAGAGTTGCTGGGGGCCTCATAATAGAGCACCCCTTAATAGTGCCCTACGTTAAAGAAGTG GTAGGGACAAC
- the LOC136200854 gene encoding uncharacterized protein isoform X5: MEATAVTTPVKIILGSSSIARRKILAEMGYEFTVTSADIDEKCIRKEKPEELVMALAEAKAEAILQRLPAHDHVKDAQPALLITCDQVVVYEGAVREKPSSEEEARAFMKGYSGGHAATVSSVLVTNLKTGFSKVEYDRVEIYFHEIPDEVIDKLIEEGLVLRVAGGLIIEHPLIVPYVKEVVGTTDSVMGLPKALTEKLLREAL, from the exons ATGGAAGCAACTGCTGTTACTACTCCGGTCAAG ATAATTTTGGGATCATCTTCGATTGCACGGAGAAAAATATTAGCTGAGATGGGATACGAGTTCACAGTGACT TCTGCAGATATTGATGAAAAATGCATTCGCAAGGAAAAGCCAGAAGAGTTGGTAATGGCTCTTGCTGAGGCTAAG GCTGAAGCCATCCTGCAAAGGCTTCCAGCGCATGACCACGTAAAGGATGCTCAACCAGCATTGCTAATTACTTGTGATCAA GTGGTGGTCTATGAAGGTGCAGTCAGGGAAAAGCCATCGAGTGAGGAAGAAGCACGAGCATTTATGAAAG GTTATTCTGGTGGGCATGCTGCAACTGTTAGTTCTGTTCTTGTTACAAATCTTAAGACTGGATTCAGTAAAGTAGAATATGACAGAGTGGAG ATCTATTTCCATGAAATACCAGACGAAGTCATTGATAAGCTG ATTGAAGAAGGACTTGTGCTCAGAGTTGCTGGGGGCCTCATAATAGAGCACCCCTTAATAGTGCCCTACGTTAAAGAAGTG GTAGGGACAAC
- the LOC136200854 gene encoding uncharacterized protein isoform X4, with amino-acid sequence MEATAVTTPVKIILGSSSIARRKILAEMGYEFTVTSADIDEKCIRKEKPEELVMALAEAKANAIIDKLQADNNQEKDAEFTILIAADTVVVYEGAVREKPSSEEEARAFMKGYSGGHAATVSSVLVTNLKTGFSKVEYDRVEIYFHEIPDEVIDKLIEEGLVLRVAGGLIIEHPLIVPYVKEVVGTTDSVMGLPKALTEKLLREAL; translated from the exons ATGGAAGCAACTGCTGTTACTACTCCGGTCAAG ATAATTTTGGGATCATCTTCGATTGCACGGAGAAAAATATTAGCTGAGATGGGATACGAGTTCACAGTGACT TCTGCAGATATTGATGAAAAATGCATTCGCAAGGAAAAGCCAGAAGAGTTGGTAATGGCTCTTGCTGAGGCTAAG GCTAATGCAATCATAGATAAGCTACAGGCTGATAATAATCAAGAGAAGGATGCTGAATTTACTATTTTGATAGCAGCGGATACA GTGGTGGTCTATGAAGGTGCAGTCAGGGAAAAGCCATCGAGTGAGGAAGAAGCACGAGCATTTATGAAAG GTTATTCTGGTGGGCATGCTGCAACTGTTAGTTCTGTTCTTGTTACAAATCTTAAGACTGGATTCAGTAAAGTAGAATATGACAGAGTGGAG ATCTATTTCCATGAAATACCAGACGAAGTCATTGATAAGCTG ATTGAAGAAGGACTTGTGCTCAGAGTTGCTGGGGGCCTCATAATAGAGCACCCCTTAATAGTGCCCTACGTTAAAGAAGTG GTAGGGACAAC
- the LOC136200854 gene encoding uncharacterized protein isoform X2, with product MEATAVTTPVKIILGSSSIARRKILAEMGYEFTVTSADIDEKCIRKEKPEELVMALAEAKANAIIDKLQADNNQEKDAEFTILIAADTAEAILQRLPAHDHVKDAQPALLITCDQVVVYEGAVREKPSSEEEARAFMKGYSGGHAATVSSVLVTNLKTGFSKVEYDRVEIYFHEIPDEVIDKLIEEGLVLRVAGGLIIEHPLIVPYVKEVVGTTDSVMGLPKALTEKLLREAL from the exons ATGGAAGCAACTGCTGTTACTACTCCGGTCAAG ATAATTTTGGGATCATCTTCGATTGCACGGAGAAAAATATTAGCTGAGATGGGATACGAGTTCACAGTGACT TCTGCAGATATTGATGAAAAATGCATTCGCAAGGAAAAGCCAGAAGAGTTGGTAATGGCTCTTGCTGAGGCTAAG GCTAATGCAATCATAGATAAGCTACAGGCTGATAATAATCAAGAGAAGGATGCTGAATTTACTATTTTGATAGCAGCGGATACA GCTGAAGCCATCCTGCAAAGGCTTCCAGCGCATGACCACGTAAAGGATGCTCAACCAGCATTGCTAATTACTTGTGATCAA GTGGTGGTCTATGAAGGTGCAGTCAGGGAAAAGCCATCGAGTGAGGAAGAAGCACGAGCATTTATGAAAG GTTATTCTGGTGGGCATGCTGCAACTGTTAGTTCTGTTCTTGTTACAAATCTTAAGACTGGATTCAGTAAAGTAGAATATGACAGAGTGGAG ATCTATTTCCATGAAATACCAGACGAAGTCATTGATAAGCTG ATTGAAGAAGGACTTGTGCTCAGAGTTGCTGGGGGCCTCATAATAGAGCACCCCTTAATAGTGCCCTACGTTAAAGAAGTG GTAGGGACAAC
- the LOC136200854 gene encoding uncharacterized protein isoform X3: MEATAVTTPVKIILGSSSIARRKILAEMGYEFTVTSADIDEKCIRKEKPEELVMALAEAKSVNCMSASQANAIIDKLQADNNQEKDAEFTILIAADTVVVYEGAVREKPSSEEEARAFMKGYSGGHAATVSSVLVTNLKTGFSKVEYDRVEIYFHEIPDEVIDKLIEEGLVLRVAGGLIIEHPLIVPYVKEVVGTTDSVMGLPKALTEKLLREAL; encoded by the exons ATGGAAGCAACTGCTGTTACTACTCCGGTCAAG ATAATTTTGGGATCATCTTCGATTGCACGGAGAAAAATATTAGCTGAGATGGGATACGAGTTCACAGTGACT TCTGCAGATATTGATGAAAAATGCATTCGCAAGGAAAAGCCAGAAGAGTTGGTAATGGCTCTTGCTGAGGCTAAG AGTGTGAACTGCATGTCCGCATCTCAGGCTAATGCAATCATAGATAAGCTACAGGCTGATAATAATCAAGAGAAGGATGCTGAATTTACTATTTTGATAGCAGCGGATACA GTGGTGGTCTATGAAGGTGCAGTCAGGGAAAAGCCATCGAGTGAGGAAGAAGCACGAGCATTTATGAAAG GTTATTCTGGTGGGCATGCTGCAACTGTTAGTTCTGTTCTTGTTACAAATCTTAAGACTGGATTCAGTAAAGTAGAATATGACAGAGTGGAG ATCTATTTCCATGAAATACCAGACGAAGTCATTGATAAGCTG ATTGAAGAAGGACTTGTGCTCAGAGTTGCTGGGGGCCTCATAATAGAGCACCCCTTAATAGTGCCCTACGTTAAAGAAGTG GTAGGGACAAC